From Cercospora beticola chromosome 6, complete sequence, a single genomic window includes:
- a CDS encoding uncharacterized protein (antiSMASH:Cluster_3), whose amino-acid sequence MTRFRTENTADVDVDPSARKEDADHGSDAGALKVNNGLRHHLSVNRNLGNTSRRIKRL is encoded by the coding sequence ATGACTCGCTTTCGCACGGAGAATACCGCTGACGTTGACGTTGACCCGAGCGCGCGGAAGGAAGACGCCGATCACGGGTCGGATGCAGGTGCGCTCAAAGTCAACAACGGTCTACGACACCACTTGTCAGTGAACCGCAATTTGGGGAACACTTCACGCCGGATCAAGCGCTTGTAA
- a CDS encoding uncharacterized protein (antiSMASH:Cluster_3) translates to MAPPSTPDKYPPREAFDKIITINVGVKTEDAVEGTNTFKVHKGVLCFYSGYFNACLNGDFVEARSGVVDLVEEDPDRFKDFVGWLYTRQLPVDHESKDVGEQWRDVFRLWVFADKRQVPLLANRCINALRELNVVRWCAPTTELHFVYANTTADSLLRRFLVYLIAMVAGPGGDRLLGDSRDRYPPDALWDILKLVWGNGSSKAASMSVQEILAIDLCKFHQHEDGVRCPPESTAHIKKKEKS, encoded by the exons ATGGCGCCACCGTCGACGCCAGACAAATATCCGCCGCG CGAGGCGTTCGATAagatcatcaccatcaacgTCGGTGTGAAGACCGAGGACGCAGTCGAGGGCACCAACACTTTCAAGGTGCACAAGGGAGTCCTGTGCTTCTATTCGGGCTACTTCAATGCTTGTTTGAACGGCGACTTCGTTGAAGCACGGAGCGGAGTCGTTGACCTCGTGGAGGAGGATCCGGACAGATTCAAGGACTTTGTGGGCTGGCTCTACACCAGGCAGCTTCCTGTCGATCACGAGAGCAAGGACGTGGGCGAACAGTGGAGAGACGTCTTTCGCTTATGGGTCTTTGCCGACAAACGTCAGGTACCACTACTGGCAAACAGATGCATCAACGCTCTTCGGGAGCTTAACGTCGTCCGCTGGTGCGCACCCACCACTGAGCTGCATTTCGTCTACGCGAACACCACAGCCGATTCCCTACTCCGCCGCTTCCTGGTTTATCTCATCGCGATGGTAGCAGGCCCTGGAGGTGATAGGTTGCTTGGCGATAGTCGCGATCGCTATCCTCCCGATGCTCTTTGGGACATACTGAAGCTTGTTTGGGGCAACGGTAGCAGCAAGGCCGCGAGTATGAGCGTTCAAGAAATCCTGGCCATCGATTTGTGCAAGTTCCATCAGCACGAGGATGGCGTGCGATGTCCTCCGGAGAGTACGGCGCAcatcaagaagaaagagaagtccTGA
- a CDS encoding uncharacterized protein (antiSMASH:Cluster_3), whose protein sequence is MALRVGQTGRLRSASRGLNTDEQATDTAALIRILFVQPDAPNDIEFARVSEIAAKLREDLLSQPSSKDTFRHGGGFQRILQVLRNVNLRLNSPQDNDLALAAASALLQTLFRLLTEALAGHSGNERYFVNHAEGWPAVRESLGTTQKMFIKAGYIEGIATLYDCLLGCSLRDPAFGLLAAQVGEVAQAGGDDGQSIVQSPILEIPSACAIALELALEATGNPTASEDGHLMRCVTALLSFVLSVSDANVRSAVSLWRTDILTKILKIHFSFPRNTEFAELIRALVLSIGGFGLTNIEDVHSLFKSAATSDIARQDLLSLLRSSKEPAYVQFDISRHGFAAIEVPSLRWAFPPTQGFSLTAWIRIDEFDARAHTTLFGAFDAMHACFVLLYLEKDSRQLILQTSIRAANPSVRFKSTQFEPGRWYHVALVQRKSTTDPSQSVASLYVDGNFAEQRRLPYPETPDEASKSDPTGPRRHRPVQAFFGTTRGVAADPRPNVVTSRWSLGRAHLYAIPLSDEFVAVHYRLGPRYSGNLQDCLGPLLTYRASSELNRHNEILHPEKTDKSDIVTATEVRGSEVAPEARLYLTITPHAILDFDAPDAKGQGDGVELDRKALARYQKLTQSARAVAINTAVGSVNDAFARSFGTGILIGDPVVVVPRGLDDATWCLSGSLSVLTKLLESASTKQSFLQVVQIFFDCVKDSWRISEAMEKGHGFGTLAIIIREKLGIELGSYQSTRRPSTMLNLEDRQSLPRELLEMILDFVGYLKDSPEQSMLVNPMAYRVLLIDFDTWRRCDIETQRLYYTQFVDFIVDNHNASFNQKRLTRMRCVKRMIEALKCEEITAEAAPLMISAVQALVDGHSAQAMYRELAMFVAWGLHDERALPVAPARGFPGSVSFRQKAGWTRSARNSRPSTPGGPQQSLPKLGLQRSELAVLVLKLLADIVAHDKTTTSIRRLIKAVTGRWLLHLLSESDIRVTELTLSIICRALSSLGPDFKAPFTDKNGAFVIMKARLKACWRSPSIWSLAFAILFGRDVPLDWLGEEFTAFHLVELLSVDDELRIGNAEMLQSIFAMLEAGLRKVASDDNPDETESKILKNVIQFLGELYDRSSAFRDFASNSRYLQELLFVLFPLLAGTDRLSADMELQSDALSFKGEEVRMRPHSNSVGERPPSVRSLNIHDNESGKRTPSPRAANRVPAPRRISSFVIVNDRLAAPPAQFKAPMAPQNGATIKINVTNSLVESLLELGITLFIDQVCYKDKFNGIGVFLKVPPGFKEHQAYFESYVLVHALSQLGSHLRLNQQLLVETRVLTNLARYAQHMAEAVAEGWFIDGAQPLLDFTGEILEHLQRPEIAEMKAVRLCSQSTTAIRVVFLKATLWRLAELNEDASEKDVSTFLAKMTFWQTILFSSENHESTFTKLICYLLYHKLVSAVKSVRLAAAQLWRIVLVQKPTETATMLSNTMGPENRHLSTGFMKLASMDDEDFLNWVDRNRDMLDGVFYASLSKPWEDFVQTENRSSEETTKNRLNKRKDKLKQWQTEETLSDDFLNRYEVSTSHWRANVHAQERAKLQRALQDHHENINQLLTAFAKIDNSVKQACGLDPAPINRWQLDETEAANRMRMRLVPEAAEYKPAFEPRRKGSQRASKSMLSVDTRFRSHSEPVGGQPPSTPTMPLAPITDGSSEAIEFVAENGQSRPRGDSLSESQMLEGGFEMVDDPKEDEDGMIEDKNRKVMTSLQRGDMVQQLYNVSRIVGLEACEGLVVIGQKCFYMQDNFFQRSDGEIVSVSQAPEDERDPYIQLISGKDVGIQRTKHAVGDQETRHWTWSEVLSVSKRRFLLRDVAIEVFFSDGRSYLITCMASKVRDDLYNAIANRAPHIYSSSSVASEDSWRLDTLRNPEEAPKNLGSKFNSLFNSGPTHAATRKWQRGEMSNFQYLMLVNTMAGRTFNDLTQYPVFPWVLADYTSEELDLENPKTFRDFSKPMGCQTPAREAEYKERYKQFAEMDQSAPSFHYGTHYSSAMIVSSYLIRLQPFVQSYLLLQGGNFDHADRLFDSVEKAWQSASRETMSDVRELTPEFFYLPEFLVNTNKYDFGAKQVSGELVNDVKLPKWAKGDPHIFIAKHREALESSYVSQHLPDWIDLIFGYKQRGEAAIETTNVFNHLSYAGAKDLDKIDDRVEHVATIGIIHSFGQTPHQVFQKPHPNSEADKQAEPKLDTLAETLVRLPEPDMNTGEKVSDFTLAPLHGRILASGPCKLNVLPECTRHMQWGFADNSIRFFSSQSKRSMGLYENTHVGPVNTATFVDSKTLITGGQDCTIGVWKIHQAKDAIEMTSKAYLFGHRTSITVLAASRVFSTLLSVSSDGQALLWGLNRFSCIRVLLPPGSGPSIQAGKISNVSGHILLCRGGTVSLYTLNGHLLVEQNLCEREDESILCCAFYEGQGNEFLQRELIFTGHAHGVANVWALTNLSDGSWYLQLVKRLQQTDFVMRKGSSRAGVASAKGITAILPSAREVWTGDEEGNVWRWECVVRAGGSGGGGGARGR, encoded by the coding sequence ATGGCGCTGCGCGTAGGCCAGACCGGCCGACTCAGATCCGCGTCCAGAGGCCTCAACACCGATGAACAAGCCACCGACACCGCTGCACTGATACgcatcctcttcgtccaGCCTGATGCGCCCAACGACATCGAGTTTGCTCGTGTGTCAGAAATCGCGGCGAAACTGCGGGAAGACCTGCTCTCGCAACCTTCTTCGAAAGATACATTCCGGCACGGCGGCGGCTTCCAGAGAATTCTCCAAGTACTTCGCAATGTCAATCTTCGGCTCAATTCACCGCAAGATAACGACCTTGCTCTCGCAGCAGCGTCTGCGTTGTTGCAAACTCTGTTCCGCCTGCTGACGGAAGCCTTGGCTGGGCACAGCGGCAACGAGCGCTACTTCGTCAACCATGCAGAGGGATGGCCAGCGGTGCGAGAGTCTCTGGGCACGACTCAGAAAATGTTCATCAAAGCTGGCTACATCGAAGGTATCGCCACTCTGTATGACTGTTTGCTCGGCTGTTCCCTGCGCGATCCCGCGTTTGGACTTCTGGCTGCACAGGTTGGTGAAGTTGCCCAGGCaggtggcgatgatggccaaTCGATAGTCCAGTCTCCAATTCTGGAAATACCTTCGGCTTGTGCAATAGCTCTTGAGCTCGCGCTCGAGGCTACAGGGAACCCTACGGCCAGCGAGGATGGACATCTCATGCGTTGCGTCACCGCTCTCCTCAGCTTTGTCCTGAGCGTTTCTGACGCCAATGTCCGAAGTGCTGTATCTCTGTGGAGGACTGACATTTTGACGAAGATTTTGAAGATTCACTTCAGCTTCCCCCGCAACACTGAGTTCGCAGAGCTGATTCGAGCATTGGTGCTCTCTATCGGGGGCTTCGGGCTCACAAACATCGAAGACGTGCACTCCCTGTTTAAGAGTGCAGCCACTTCTGATATTGCGCGCCAAGATCTCCTCTCTTTGCTGCGGAGCTCGAAGGAGCCTGCTTATGTTCAATTTGATATATCTCGCCATGGCTTCGCGGCCATCGAGGTACCGAGCCTGCGCTGGGCATTTCCTCCGACGCAAGGATTTTCGCTCACAGCATGGATTCGCATTGACGAATTCGATGCACGTGCACACACAACTTTGTTCGGCGCTTTTGATGCCATGCACGCCTGCTTCGTCCTTCTCTATTTGGAGAAGGACAGTCGTCAGCTAATCCTCCAGACTTCGATCCGAGCTGCAAACCCGAGTGTGAGATTCAAGTCCACACAATTCGAGCCTGGCAGATGGTATCATGTTGCGCTGGTCCAGCGTAAGAGTACCACCGACCCAAGTCAGAGCGTCGCGTCGCTATATGTTGACGGTAATTTTGCCGAGCAACGCAGACTGCCCTATCCCGAAACACCAGACGAGGCAAGCAAATCAGATCCAACAGGGCCGAGGCGTCACAGACCGGTGCAGGCATTCTTCGGCACTACTCGCGGTGTTGCCGCTGATCCCAGGCCGAATGTGGTGACGTCCCGGTGGTCACTGGGTCGTGCACATCTGTATGCGATACCACTGTCAGATGAGTTTGTGGCAGTCCATTATCGACTCGGACCCCGCTATTCCGGCAATCTACAGGACTGTCTCGGTCCACTGTTGACATACCGAGCCTCGTCGGAGCTAAATCGCCACAACGAGATTCTGCATCCTGAGAAGACTGACAAATCAGACATTGTCACCGCTACTGAGGTTAGAGGCAGTGAGGTAGCTCCGGAAGCGCGGTTGTATCTTACGATTACGCCACATGCGATACTTGACTTCGATGCGCCCGACGCAAAAGGCCAAGGCGATGGAGTTGAGCTCGATCGCAAAGCTCTAGCCCGTTATCAAAAGCTCACACAGTCCGCGCGAGCAGTAGCAATCAACACTGCTGTCGGATCTGTGAACGACGCTTTCGCTCGCTCCTTCGGCACCGGTATCCTCATTGGTGATCCCGTAGTAGTTGTGCCTCGTGGGCTTGATGATGCCACTTGGTGCTTGTCTGGCTCACTTTCTGTGTTAACAAAGTTGCTAGAAAGCGCTTCAACAAAACAGTCATTCTTGCAGGTCGTGCAAATTTTCTTCGACTGTGTCAAAGACAGCTGGCGCATCAGCGAGGCAATGGAAAAGGGCCATGGTTTCGGCACACTTGCAATCATTATAAGAGAGAAACTCGGCATCGAACTCGGTTCGTATCAATCTACGCGAAGACCATCGACAATGCTCAACCTCGAGGACCGCCAGTCTCTGCCACGCGAACTGCTGGAAATGATATTGGACTTTGTTGGCTATCTCAAAGACTCACCTGAGCAGTCCATGCTGGTCAACCCTATGGCATATCGTGTCCTTTTGATTGACTTCGACACCTGGCGTAGATGTGACATCGAGACGCAGCGACTCTATTATACCCAATTCGTCGACTTCATCGTTGACAACCACAATGCGTCTTTCAATCAGAAGCGACTGACTCGCATGCGATGtgtgaagaggatgatcgAGGCACTTAAGTGCGAGGAGATCACTGCAGAGGCTGCACCACTCATGATCTCGGCCGTACAAGCATTGGTAGATGGTCATTCGGCGCAGGCCATGTACCGAGAATTGGCTATGTTCGTTGCTTGGGGGCTCCACGACGAGCGAGCTTTGCCAGTGGCGCCTGCCCGCGGCTTTCCTGGTAGTGTGAGTTTCCGTCAGAAGGCCGGCTGGACGAGAAGTGCGCGCAATTCGAGACCTTCGACTCCTGGAGGGCCTCAGCAATCACTGCCAAAACTGGGTCTGCAGCGCTCCGAGCTTGCCGTGCTCGTGTTAAAACTGCTGGCAGATATCGTCGCGCACGATAAGACGACTACGAGCATTCGACGACTGATCAAGGCAGTGACTGGTCGATGgcttctgcatctgctctCGGAAAGCGACATTCGGGTCACTGAATTGACATTGAGCATCATCTGCAGAGCATTGTCTAGTCTTGGTCCTGACTTCAAGGCACCTTTCACAGACAAAAATGGAGCATTTGTGATCATGAAAGCTAGACTTAAAGCATGCTGGCGATCGCCGTCAATTTGGTCCCTAGCTTTCGCCATTTTGTTTGGCCGGGATGTACCACTCGACTGGCTCGGCGAGGAATTCACAGCTTTCCATCTCGTCGAACTATTGAGTGTCGACGATGAATTGCGCATCGGAAATGCTGAAATGCTGCAAAGTATCTTTGCAATGTTGGAAGCAGGTCTGCGAAAGGTAGCGTCTGACGACAACCCAGATGAAACGGAAAGCAAGATTCTCAAGAATGTCATTCAGTTCCTCGGAGAACTGTATGACAGGAGCAGCGCTTTCCGAGACTTTGCCTCCAATTCGCGCTACCTTCAAGAACTTCTCTTTGTTCTGTTCCCATTACTCGCCGGTACAGACAGACTTTCTGCCGACATGGAGCTGCAGTCAGATGCACTGTCTTTCAAGGGCGAGGAAGTGAGAATGCGACCTCACTCAAATTCCGTTGGCGAGCGACCACCGTCTGTCCGTAGTCTAAACATCCACGACAATGAGTCTGGCAAGAGGACGCCTTCGCCGAGGGCTGCAAATCGAGTGCCGGCTCCAAGAAGGATATCATCCTTCGTGATCGTCAACGATCGCCTGGCTGCGCCGCCCGCACAATTTAAGGCACCTATGGCACCTCAAAATGGAGCCACTATCAAAATCAACGTTACCAACAGTCTAGTCGAGagtcttctcgagctagGCATCACGCTTTTCATCGACCAAGTCTGCTACAAGGACAAATTCAACGGAATTGGGGTGTTCTTGAAAGTGCCACCAGGCTTCAAGGAGCATCAGGCCTATTTCGAGTCATATGTACTGGTTCATGCGCTTTCACAGCTTGGCAGCCATCTCAGGCTGAATCAGCAACTGCTAGTTGAGACAAGAGTGCTGACAAACCTGGCTCGGTATGCTCAGCACATGGCCGAGGCAGTGGCAGAAGGTTGGTTTATAGATGGTGCTCAACCACTTTTGGACTTCACTGGCGAAATCTTGGAGCACTTGCAACGACCCGAGATTGCCGAGATGAAGGCTGTGAGGCTATGCAGCCAGTCTACTACCGCGATTCGTGTCGTCTTCCTAAAAGCCACTTTGTGGAGGTTGGCAGAACTCAACGAGGATGCCAGTGAGAAGGATGTCAGCACTTTCCTGGCTAAGATGACATTCTGGCAAaccattctcttctcctcagaGAATCACGAGTCGACTTTCACGAAACTGATTTGCTATCTTCTCTATCACAAATTGGTATCTGCAGTCAAGTCGGTTCGGTTGGCCGCTGCGCAGCTCTGGCGTATTGTGCTAGTCCAGAAGCCTACCGAGACCGCAACGATGCTAAGCAACACCATGGGCCCAGAGAATCGACACCTTTCCACTGGCTTCATGAAGCTCGCCTCTAtggatgacgaggacttcCTGAACTGGGTGGATCGCAATCGGGACATGCTAGATGGCGTCTTCTACGCCTCGCTTAGTAAGCCATGGGAAGACTTTGTGCAGACTGAAAATCGAAGCTCGGAAGAAACGACCAAAAACCGCCTCAACAAGAGGAAAGACAAGCTGAAGCAATGGCAGACGGAAGAGACTTTATCGGACGATTTTCTCAATCGATATGAAGTGTCCACGAGTCATTGGCGCGCGAATGTGCATGCACAAGAACGTGCAAAGCTGCAGCGTGCACTACAGGACCATCACGAGAACATCAACCAGCTTCTCACAGCGTTTGCGAAGATCGACAACTCCGTCAAACAGGCCTGTGGCTTGGATCCCGCTCCAATCAACCGCTGGCAGCTCGATGAAACTGAGGCTGCCAACCGCATGCGCATGAGACTTGTCCCAGAAGCTGCTGAATACAAACCGGCATTCGAGCCACGGAGGAAAGGCTCACAGCGAGCATCGAAGAGCATGCTGTCAGTCGACACACGTTTTCGTTCACATTCAGAGCCAGTCGGAGGCCAGCCACCTTCTACACCCACCATGCCGCTGGCGCCGATCACTGACGGGTCCAGCGAGGCAATCGAGTTCGTCGCAGAAAATGGGCAGTCGCGACCTCGTGGTGACTCTTTATCAGAATCACAGATGCTCGAGGGAGGCTTCGAAATGGTTGATGATCcgaaagaagatgaagacggtATGATCGAGGACAAGAATCGCAAAGTCATGACTAGTTTGCAGCGAGGGGACATGGTGCAGCAATTGTACAATGTCTCAAGAATTGTGGGCCTTGAAGCCTGTGAGGGCTTGGTGGTGATCGGACAGAAGTGCTTCTACATGCAAGACAATTTCTTCCAGCGCTCCGATGGCGAGATTGTGAGCGTATCGCAAGCGCCAGAGGACGAACGCGACCCATACATACAACTCATTTCTGGGAAAGACGTTGGAATCCAGCGCACCAAGCACGCAGTCGGCGATCAAGAGACACGTCATTGGACCTGGTCGGAAGTCCTCAGCGTTTCAAAACGCAGGTTTTTGCTACGAGATGTCGCGATCGAGGTCTTTTTCAGCGATGGGAGAAGTTACCTCATCACTTGCATGGCATCCAAGGTACGAGATGATTTGTATAATGCCATAGCGAACAGGGCTCCTCACATTTACAGCTCGTCATCAGTGGCGAGCGAGGACTCGTGGCGACTAGATACTCTTCGCAATCCGGAGGAAGCACCCAAGAATCTTGGATCGAAGTTCAACAGCCTCTTCAACTCAGGCCCGACGCACGCTGCCACGAGGAAGTGGCAACGAGGAGAAATGTCGAACTTCCAATATCTCATGCTGGTGAACACGATGGCCGGTCGCACATTCAACGACCTCACGCAGTATCCAGTTTTCCCTTGGGTACTGGCGGACTACACAAGCGAAGAGCTCGACTTGGAGAATCCCAAGACCTTCAGAGACTTCTCGAAGCCGATGGGATGTCAGACGCCTGCCCGAGAGGCCGAGTACAAAGAGAGATACAAGCAATTTGCCGAGATGGACCAGAGTGCGCCTTCTTTCCATTATGGAACCCACTACTCCTCGGCCATGATCGTCAGCTCCTATTTGATTCGATTACAGCCTTTTGTTCAGTCCTACCTTCTGCTACAGGGTGGCAACTTCGACCATGCAGACAGACTCTTCGATTCTGTTGAGAAAGCTTGGCAATCAGCGTCTCGAGAGACGATGAGCGATGTTCGCGAGCTCACACCAGAATTCTTCTACCTGCCAGAGTTTTTGGTCAACACCAACAAGTATGACTTTGGCGCCAAGCAGGTATCTGGAGAGCTCGTAAACGATGTCAAACTGCCGAAGTGGGCTAAAGGCGATCCTCacatcttcatcgccaaACACAGAGAAGCACTCGAGAGCTCGTACGTCAGTCAGCATTTGCCCGACTGGATCGACTTGATCTTTGGGTACAAGCAGCGCGGCGAGGCCGCGATCGAAACCACGAATGTGTTCAACCACCTGTCCTATGCAGGTGCGAAGGATCTCGACAAGATCGATGATCGCGTTGAGCATGTAGCCACTATCGGCATCATCCATTCGTTCGGACAGACGCCGCATCAAGTCTTTCAGAAGCCGCATCCAAACTCCGAGGCGGACAAGCAGGCCGAGCCGAAGCTCGACACTCTGGCTGAGACGCTTGTCAGGCTGCCAGAGCCAGATATGAACACCGGCGAAAAGGTCTCAGACTTCACACTTGCACCTTTGCACGGCCGAATCCTAGCCAGTGGCCCATGCAAGCTGAATGTGCTTCCTGAGTGCACACGACATATGCAATGGGGCTTCGCAGATAACAGCATTCGATTCTTCTCATCGCAGAGCAAGCGATCGATGGGCCTATATGAGAACACTCACGTCGGGCCAGTGAACACTGCAACTTTCGTTGACAGCAAGACTCTCATCACTGGTGGCCAAGATTGTACGATTGGAGTCTGGAAGATTCATCAAGCCAAAGATGCCATCGAGATGACTTCCAAAGCTTATCTCTTTGGTCATCGAACTTCTATTACTGTACTTGCTGCCAGCAGAGTCTTCAGTACCCTTCTCTCCGTTTCCAGCGATGGCCAAGCTCTCCTCTGGGGCCTCAATCGCTTCAGCTGCATCCGCGTGCTCCTCCCTCCAGGCAGCGGCCCCTCTATCCAGGCCGGCAAGATCAGCAACGTTTCCGGCCACATCTTGCTCTGCCGCGGCGGTACAGTATCGCTGTATACCCTCAACGGCCACCTCCTAGTCGAACAAAACCTCTGCGAGCGCGAAGACGAATCAATCCTCTGCTGCGCGTTCTACGAAGGACAAGGAAATGAGTTCTTGCAGCGAGAATTGATCTTCACGGGTCATGCGCATGGTGTGGCGAATGTTTGGGCGCTGACGAACTTGAGCGATGGGAGCTGGTATTTGCAGCTGGTGAAGAGGTTGCAGCAGACGGATTTCGTGATGAGAAAGGGAAGTTCGAGGGCTGGGGTCGCGAGTGCGAAGGGGATTACGGCGATTTTGCCGAGTGCGAGGGAAGTTTGGACGGGCGATGAGGAGGGGAATGTGTGGAGGTGGGAGTGTGTTGTGAGGGCTGGTgggagtggtggtggaggtggtgcgaGGGGAAGATGA